In Schistocerca piceifrons isolate TAMUIC-IGC-003096 chromosome 9, iqSchPice1.1, whole genome shotgun sequence, the following proteins share a genomic window:
- the LOC124716955 gene encoding piggyBac transposable element-derived protein 4-like → MFRRGLSDAEIADLINHSDTLDNVESDSDDSECNVVFEEDEIDDSLSSDEDENDVEGVASNPAAVPYPKDSEWTAVDTYRPLPVNTTPRQILVDIDESSSVLDCSKVFLTDSDVNELKRQTNLYASQTIQKKRRGNNLKPHSVLSSWKPVTISEMRRFLGIIFHMCVSKKPKIADHWSTNPVLSCNFCPHVMSRLRFTQILSCLHLVDNSNQKKPGEDGFHPLYKAYRPSEKVTIDEGICPFRGRVSFRVYMQNKPHKYGLKVYAVAEASSGYVVNFEVYAGKHIVDNSSSAVILRLLSDSSLLNKGHTVYLDRFYSSPELFQQLAEKGTGAVGTVNKSRKGLPKDLVSATLKKGEMSFRRKDNVLAMKWKDKRDVYTLSTRHQATFGTHTKRNGSVVLKPLQVLDYNLNKIGVDIGDQRLQYNPFQHRTVKWWRKLYFHLLLMGVSNAFWLYNAVHRKKITITDFITVLAVQLVEDDTLEFIPRNEGTVGRLTKRHFLQHIPATTKKYAARVCHVCSSRSKKQSGKASRKETRYECEQCGVALCLEPCFKIFHTKKQYDSV, encoded by the exons atgtttcggcgcggtttatcagacgcagaaattgcggatttgatcaatcatagcgacactctggataatgtagagagtgattcagacgattctgaatgcaatgttgtgtttgaag aagacgagattgatgacagtttgtcttcagatgaagacgagaatgatgttgaaggtgttgcttcaaatccagcagctgtgccgtatccgaaagacagtgagtggactgcagttgacacctaccgacctctgcctgtcaacacgacacccaggcagatactagtggatattgatgagtcgagttctgtactggattgcagtaaagtgttccttactgacagtgacgtaaatgaactcaagagacagacaaatttgtatgcatcacagacaatacagaagaaaagaagaggaaataatctgaagccccattcagttttgagttcgtggaagccagtgactataagtgagatgaggcgtttcttgggtattattttccacatgtgtgtttcgaaaaagcccaaaattgcggaccattggagcactaatcctgttcttagttgtaacttttgtccccatgtcatgagccgtttgcgtttcactcagatactgtcatgcttgcatcttgttgacaattcaaatcagaaaaaaccaggcgaagatggatttcatccactttacaaa gcatatcgtccctcagaaaaagtgacaattgatgaaggaatttgcccatttcgaggtcgtgtgagtttccgtgtttacatgcaaaataagcctcataagtatggactgaaagtatatgctgttgctgaagccagtagtggctatgttgtaaattttgaagtttatgctggtaagcatattgttgacaattcttcgtctgcggttattttgcgattgttgtctgacagcagcttgctgaacaaaggccacactgtgtatttagatcgattttattccagtccagagctatttcagcaactggcagagaaaggcactggagctgttggtactgtgaacaaatccaggaaaggattgcctaaagatttagtatctgctacgctgaaaaagggcgaaatgtcttttcggcgtaaagataatgtattggcaatgaagtggaaagataagagagatgtgtatacattgtctacaaggcatcaagcaacatttggtacgcatactaagagaaatgggtctgtagtattgaaaccacttcaggtacttgattacaacctcaataaaattggagtggatattggagaccaacgcctgcagtacaatccgttccagcacagaactgtgaaatggtggcgaaaattatatttccatttgctgcttatgggagtatcaaatgcattttggctgtacaatgcagtgcacaggaagaaaattacaataacagactttataacagtgcttgcagttcagcttgttgaagacgacacacttgaattcattccaagaaatgaaggaactgtaggtcggctaacaaagagacattttttgcagcacatacctgcaactactaagaagtatgctgctcgtgtgtgtcacgtgtgcagttccaggagcaagaaacagagtggcaaggcttctcgcaaagagacacgatacgaatgtgaacagtgtggcgttgcactctgcctggaaccttgctttaaaattttccacactaaaaaacaatatgattctgtgtga